From a single Kitasatospora sp. NBC_00458 genomic region:
- a CDS encoding adenosylcobinamide-GDP ribazoletransferase yields MAEGQGADGPGPDGRAGWADGLRFAFGTLSVLRVRVERWDRAAGGRAMIAAPLVGVVLGAAAAGTGALVARLAGGPLGAVAAVAVLAALTRGLHLDGLADVADGLGSGKPAEDALRIMKQSDIGPFGVLTLVLVLLAQVAALSGQFSASPLRGALAVLAAAVAARCALAWGCLRSVPAARPGGLGAMVASTVTPAAAALSTGAAALLTALAGLADDWSALRLPLAVVIGAGCAALLLRRCVRRFGGITGDVLGAMAETAATGALLTIALAG; encoded by the coding sequence ATGGCGGAGGGACAGGGAGCGGACGGCCCGGGACCGGACGGGCGCGCCGGGTGGGCGGACGGGCTGCGGTTCGCGTTCGGGACGCTGTCGGTGCTGCGGGTCCGGGTCGAGCGCTGGGACCGGGCCGCGGGCGGCCGGGCGATGATCGCCGCGCCGCTGGTCGGCGTCGTCCTCGGCGCGGCGGCCGCGGGCACCGGGGCGCTGGTGGCCCGGCTCGCGGGCGGACCGCTCGGGGCGGTCGCGGCCGTCGCGGTGCTCGCGGCACTGACCCGGGGGCTGCACCTGGACGGTCTCGCCGACGTCGCCGACGGCCTGGGCAGCGGCAAGCCCGCCGAGGACGCGCTGCGCATCATGAAGCAGTCGGACATCGGGCCGTTCGGCGTCCTCACCCTCGTCCTGGTCCTGCTGGCGCAGGTCGCCGCGCTGTCCGGGCAGTTCTCCGCCTCCCCGCTGCGCGGCGCACTGGCCGTGCTCGCGGCGGCGGTGGCCGCGCGGTGCGCGCTCGCCTGGGGGTGCCTGCGGTCGGTGCCGGCCGCCCGGCCGGGCGGGCTCGGCGCGATGGTGGCGAGCACGGTGACGCCGGCCGCGGCGGCGCTGTCGACCGGCGCCGCGGCACTGCTGACCGCGCTCGCCGGACTGGCGGACGACTGGTCAGCCCTGCGGCTGCCACTGGCCGTTGTGATCGGCGCGGGCTGTGCCGCACTGCTGCTGCGGCGCTGTGTGCGGCGGTTCGGCGGGATCACCGGGGACGTGCTCGGCGCGATGGCGGAGACCGCCGCGACCGGGGCCCTGCTCACGATCGCGCTGGCGGGCTGA